From the Defluviitalea raffinosedens genome, one window contains:
- a CDS encoding ABC transporter permease produces MPGLAKLRLSALPVFKVKQHHKRYKLISDKEWKFSFVLTLVGFVIAIAVNLFVKQVADVEIKTYEVLGIPLTFNSFYRLILLVIVLLYAGIGIFSYFDPLRKIKFVDRTPFRFAVGIVLAIWDILGTKYLILPQPFFPGPAKILEPFLMEGKFIFENMLYSLKLYAAGFSIGVLLGVTTGILIGWFPKVYYWVYPILKMTGVIPAVAWMPFALTLFPTPFSAAVFLIVICAWFSIASLTALGVQSTPKAQFEVARTLGAKTSYLVFHVAIPQAMPQIFTGIANANGFAFTTLVMAEMMGQPGGLGYYINLSKVWSAYYKVFASILIMAILFSLITKVLSLIQDYVLRWRKGWVKE; encoded by the coding sequence ATGCCCGGTTTAGCTAAGTTAAGATTGTCAGCACTTCCTGTATTTAAAGTAAAACAACATCATAAAAGGTATAAATTAATATCCGATAAAGAGTGGAAGTTTTCTTTTGTTTTAACACTTGTTGGATTTGTGATTGCCATAGCAGTCAATCTCTTTGTAAAGCAAGTAGCAGATGTCGAAATAAAGACTTATGAAGTTTTAGGAATTCCATTAACTTTTAATTCTTTTTACAGGTTAATTCTTTTAGTGATTGTTTTGCTTTATGCAGGTATTGGTATATTTTCATATTTTGATCCTCTAAGAAAAATAAAGTTTGTGGACAGAACTCCTTTTCGTTTTGCTGTGGGGATTGTCCTTGCTATCTGGGACATATTAGGAACAAAGTATCTGATTTTGCCGCAGCCTTTTTTCCCGGGACCTGCAAAAATTCTCGAACCTTTTCTTATGGAAGGAAAATTTATTTTTGAAAATATGCTTTACTCATTAAAACTCTATGCTGCTGGCTTTTCTATTGGTGTTCTATTAGGTGTTACGACAGGCATTTTAATTGGTTGGTTCCCCAAGGTCTATTACTGGGTATATCCCATATTAAAGATGACCGGTGTCATTCCTGCTGTAGCATGGATGCCTTTTGCCTTGACCCTTTTTCCAACTCCATTTTCGGCAGCAGTTTTTCTCATTGTAATTTGTGCATGGTTTTCTATTGCTTCACTGACTGCTTTGGGGGTACAATCCACACCAAAAGCACAATTTGAAGTAGCCAGAACTCTGGGGGCTAAAACTTCATATCTGGTATTTCATGTGGCAATCCCTCAGGCTATGCCACAGATTTTTACAGGTATAGCCAATGCCAATGGATTTGCTTTTACAACCTTGGTAATGGCAGAGATGATGGGCCAGCCTGGCGGACTGGGATATTATATTAACCTGAGTAAAGTATGGTCTGCTTATTATAAAGTATTTGCTTCTATTTTGATTATGGCAATTCTATTTAGCCTCATTACAAAAGTGCTTAGCTTAATACAGGACTATGTATTGCGCTGGAGGAAAGGATGGGTGAAAGAATGA
- a CDS encoding ABC transporter substrate-binding protein — translation MRKMKKLTKILVSISVLTLMFSGCGKQAATETQTQTNNNVAESSTEYKYGKIDIPGKDGSLCGAPIYIAYEKGFFKEQGFDVNLISADFETRKIGLNNGTIPIVNGDFQFFPSIENGVKVKVVDGLHYGCIKLIVPKDSSIQTVQDLKGKKISVDEIGGTPHQVASVWLEKNGISAKQEDGEVTFLPFSDGNLAIEALNKGDVDVAALWDPFGSVQEKTGNYRVILDISKDDPFAGKYCCFLYASEKLLNESPEKVAALLRAYRAAQNWIAENPEEAVDIIINGKYAQIEDRDLAIQLIKSYKYPTASDREKDPTQVYDNVQYFAEQLHQIGYLKTDPNTFAQDSYAEVDINLGL, via the coding sequence ATGAGGAAAATGAAAAAACTAACCAAAATCCTGGTATCCATTTCTGTTTTGACGTTGATGTTTTCAGGCTGTGGAAAACAAGCTGCCACTGAAACTCAAACTCAGACCAATAACAATGTAGCTGAATCGAGTACAGAGTACAAATATGGGAAAATTGATATTCCGGGTAAAGATGGATCCCTTTGCGGTGCACCTATATATATTGCTTATGAAAAAGGCTTTTTTAAGGAGCAAGGGTTTGATGTCAACTTAATCTCTGCAGATTTTGAAACCCGCAAAATTGGATTAAATAATGGAACCATTCCTATTGTTAATGGAGATTTTCAATTCTTTCCTTCTATTGAGAATGGTGTGAAGGTAAAAGTGGTGGATGGTTTGCATTATGGCTGTATTAAACTGATTGTTCCAAAAGATTCATCGATTCAAACTGTTCAGGACCTTAAAGGCAAAAAGATTAGTGTGGATGAGATCGGTGGAACTCCCCATCAGGTGGCATCGGTATGGCTGGAGAAGAATGGGATATCTGCTAAACAAGAGGATGGGGAAGTTACCTTTCTTCCTTTCTCTGATGGTAATCTTGCGATTGAAGCTTTAAATAAAGGAGATGTGGATGTAGCGGCTTTATGGGATCCCTTTGGCTCTGTTCAGGAGAAAACAGGTAACTACCGTGTGATTCTGGATATTTCTAAAGATGATCCTTTTGCTGGAAAGTATTGCTGTTTCCTATATGCTTCCGAGAAGTTGTTAAATGAAAGTCCTGAAAAAGTTGCTGCACTGCTGCGTGCCTACAGAGCAGCCCAAAACTGGATTGCAGAAAATCCGGAAGAAGCAGTTGACATTATTATCAACGGCAAATATGCCCAGATCGAAGACAGAGACCTGGCGATTCAACTGATTAAAAGCTATAAGTATCCAACTGCCAGCGACAGAGAGAAAGATCCAACACAAGTATATGACAACGTTCAGTATTTTGCAGAGCAATTACATCAAATTGGCTATTTAAAGACAGATCCGAATACATTTGCTCAAGACTCATATGCAGAGGTTGATATTAACTTAGGTTTATAA
- a CDS encoding helix-turn-helix domain-containing protein, whose protein sequence is MPLDGFISDKYFFSPIISLLVESNSKDAIIELIKNKHKEELENDILFEHKKNDLFMWNIVFIREVLAKATFKESFSDLYNKFYMKIFKASTIKELQALELEIASKYLDLLIYDAVVTDTFIVNKILQYLHVNIENHVSLEKLAKDLDISMSYASKCFKGKMGMTIMQYSKKIKIERAKSYLLSTNKSILDIALLLGFYDQSHFTRTFKAFTGITPTQYRNNNYL, encoded by the coding sequence ATGCCTCTGGATGGCTTTATTTCGGATAAATATTTCTTTAGTCCTATCATTTCATTGCTTGTAGAATCTAATTCAAAAGATGCCATTATTGAATTAATAAAAAATAAACATAAAGAAGAACTTGAAAATGACATTTTATTTGAACATAAAAAAAATGACCTTTTTATGTGGAACATCGTTTTTATCAGAGAAGTTTTAGCAAAAGCCACCTTTAAGGAAAGCTTCAGTGACCTTTACAACAAGTTTTACATGAAAATTTTTAAAGCATCCACCATAAAAGAGCTTCAAGCTTTAGAACTGGAGATCGCTTCAAAATACTTGGATCTTCTTATCTATGATGCAGTAGTTACAGATACCTTTATTGTCAATAAGATTCTTCAATATCTGCACGTAAATATCGAAAACCATGTCTCCCTGGAAAAGTTGGCAAAGGACCTGGATATCTCCATGAGTTATGCTTCAAAGTGTTTTAAAGGTAAAATGGGCATGACCATTATGCAGTATTCTAAAAAAATCAAAATAGAAAGGGCAAAGTCCTATTTATTAAGCACCAACAAGAGTATTTTGGATATTGCACTGCTTCTAGGCTTTTATGATCAAAGTCATTTTACCCGAACCTTTAAAGCTTTTACTGGAATTACCCCTACTCAGTATCGAAATAACAATTATTTGTAA
- a CDS encoding LacI family DNA-binding transcriptional regulator produces the protein MNNYTIKDIARIAGVGVTTVSRVLNNGYGVSKETRAKVMEVIEKCNYIPNSNAKHLKQVTSQIVCIIVKGTYNPFFHDMVVELQKCVEAEGYIPLVSYIDEDENEIRCANQLIKEKKAQGIIFLGGSAVDKEEELHKLNSPCVYATSSASDCNVSGVSSVSIDDCLEARRAVTYLLDSGHKNILVVGGAIYQKDLMYNRYQGVLEAFEERSMHFDKKNMYIESKFSYAAAYESMSSFLKLNKPITAVFAMSDVMAIGIAKCVIDHGLKVPEDISIIGFDGIEQAWFYNPTITTIKQPSVEIAKKSVALLIKTIRDKAFSQHLTVSGKLLKGNSVKVMS, from the coding sequence ATGAACAATTATACTATAAAGGATATAGCAAGGATTGCAGGTGTTGGTGTAACCACTGTGTCCAGAGTTCTCAATAATGGATATGGTGTCAGTAAGGAAACCAGAGCGAAAGTTATGGAGGTTATAGAAAAGTGCAATTATATTCCTAACTCCAATGCGAAGCATTTAAAGCAAGTCACCTCCCAAATCGTATGTATCATTGTAAAGGGTACCTATAATCCTTTTTTCCATGATATGGTTGTGGAACTGCAAAAATGTGTAGAAGCGGAAGGATATATACCCTTAGTGAGTTACATAGATGAAGATGAAAATGAGATCAGATGTGCAAATCAGTTAATAAAGGAAAAGAAGGCTCAGGGCATTATCTTTTTAGGCGGTAGTGCTGTAGACAAAGAAGAGGAATTACATAAATTAAACAGTCCTTGTGTATATGCGACTTCCAGTGCCAGCGACTGTAACGTTTCAGGTGTGAGCAGCGTATCTATCGATGATTGTCTGGAGGCAAGAAGAGCTGTAACTTATTTGCTTGATTCAGGGCATAAAAACATTTTGGTTGTAGGAGGAGCAATTTATCAGAAAGATTTGATGTACAACAGATATCAAGGTGTGTTGGAAGCCTTTGAAGAGCGAAGTATGCATTTTGATAAGAAAAATATGTATATTGAATCGAAGTTTTCCTATGCCGCTGCCTATGAAAGTATGTCCAGTTTTTTAAAGCTGAATAAGCCGATTACAGCAGTATTTGCTATGTCAGATGTCATGGCTATAGGCATTGCCAAATGTGTTATCGATCATGGACTTAAAGTGCCAGAAGATATATCTATTATAGGTTTTGATGGTATTGAACAGGCTTGGTTTTATAATCCGACCATTACAACGATTAAACAACCTTCTGTGGAAATAGCGAAAAAGAGTGTGGCGCTATTAATTAAGACCATTCGAGATAAGGCTTTTTCTCAGCACTTAACCGTTTCAGGAAAGCTTTTAAAAGGCAATTCTGTTAAAGTAATGAGCTAA
- a CDS encoding extracellular solute-binding protein, giving the protein MSKKLKKVMALVLAAVMSTALFAGCGNKGASTSTGNSSTTTSSNTQDTGSKEKVTLKVWGAQEEQPLLKEMVESFKAAHPEKEYDITLAVVSESDLKGKYLDDPAAAADVFAFANDQIWDLYNAGALYEVTRNKDAIISANIEGAVDAATIDGKLYAYPMTADNGYFLYYDKSVISDEEAKTLDGILAAADKAGKKVVMDISNGYYIASFFFGAGCTLKIENGKQVCDFNNANGLKAAEAIKAFTAHNAFMTGDDPVITAQIGDTVAAAVTGTWNAEVIKSKLGDNFGVAKLPTYTSGSEQIQMGSFMGYKLVGVNSQTKFPVDAMDFAEWITNEENQKLRYEKRGLGPSNKNVAESEAVKSNPVLGALAEQSKYAVSQKDVLGSYWTPAEAFGAALEAKDYSKSLQELLDEMVAQIQQ; this is encoded by the coding sequence ATGTCAAAAAAACTCAAAAAAGTAATGGCTTTGGTTCTTGCTGCTGTCATGTCAACAGCATTATTTGCAGGATGTGGTAATAAGGGAGCAAGTACTTCTACCGGTAACAGTAGCACTACTACAAGTAGTAATACTCAAGATACAGGTAGCAAAGAAAAAGTTACATTAAAGGTTTGGGGTGCGCAAGAAGAACAACCATTGTTAAAAGAAATGGTTGAATCCTTTAAAGCAGCTCATCCAGAGAAAGAATATGATATTACCCTTGCTGTTGTAAGTGAATCTGACCTTAAAGGTAAGTACTTGGATGACCCGGCAGCTGCAGCTGACGTTTTTGCCTTTGCTAATGACCAGATTTGGGACTTATATAATGCAGGTGCATTATATGAAGTGACCAGAAATAAAGACGCTATTATCAGTGCAAATATTGAAGGTGCAGTAGATGCAGCTACCATTGACGGTAAATTATATGCTTATCCGATGACTGCTGACAACGGATATTTCTTATACTATGACAAGAGCGTTATAAGCGATGAAGAAGCTAAGACATTGGATGGAATTTTAGCAGCGGCTGATAAGGCTGGCAAAAAAGTAGTTATGGACATTTCCAACGGATATTACATAGCTTCCTTCTTCTTTGGAGCAGGCTGTACATTAAAGATTGAAAACGGTAAACAAGTTTGCGATTTCAACAATGCAAATGGACTTAAAGCTGCAGAAGCTATAAAGGCATTTACAGCTCATAATGCTTTTATGACTGGTGATGATCCAGTAATAACTGCTCAGATCGGCGACACAGTAGCAGCAGCTGTTACCGGTACCTGGAATGCAGAAGTTATTAAATCAAAATTAGGCGATAACTTTGGAGTAGCAAAACTTCCAACATATACTTCCGGATCAGAGCAAATTCAGATGGGCAGCTTTATGGGTTACAAGCTGGTTGGTGTAAACAGCCAGACCAAATTCCCGGTAGATGCTATGGATTTTGCTGAATGGATTACTAATGAAGAAAATCAGAAACTTAGATATGAAAAGAGAGGTTTAGGACCTTCAAATAAGAACGTTGCTGAAAGCGAAGCAGTTAAATCCAATCCTGTATTAGGTGCATTGGCAGAACAAAGTAAATATGCTGTTTCACAAAAAGATGTACTTGGTAGTTACTGGACACCAGCTGAAGCTTTTGGAGCAGCTTTGGAAGCAAAAGACTACTCAAAATCTCTTCAAGAACTATTGGATGAAATGGTAGCGCAAATTCAACAATAG
- a CDS encoding alpha-amylase family glycosyl hydrolase yields the protein MRKVLGIILCFVMLLMGGCSDHLQVNLIDDNYRNYYEIFVRSFYDSDGDGIGDIRGITEKLDYLKDNDFKTKKDLGIDGIWLMPIMPSPTYHKYDVTDYYSIDPQYGTMEDFEELIRKCNERGIKVIIDLVVNHTSAQHPWFLSAKKSLGIDPCGQEVCSYPELCREHNPYVKYYNFSQEQKAGYHSVDMPSGWYYEGQFWDQMPDLNLDNPEVRKEIENIGKFWIEKGVAGFRVDAVTSFYTGNTTKSVEFLKDFNERMEAYKKDVYIVGEVWSDAGTISEYYKSGADSFFNFPFADNSGKIVSVIRNRDGVGFSKSLEEWQSKIKSIDEDAIDAPFISNHDQSRSAGFLAQNLVHMKMAASLYQLMPGNTFIYYGEEIGMIGSGKDENKRLPMVWSVTNQKGITEAPPYADYTGTIEAGVAEQEKDQNSLLQFYKELIRIKNENPEIQRGKVTSLDLENPAVCAYSLEYNGSKIYVIHNLADEQADLDLSGDKYSDLKIRGELKTNGGKITLKNGRLTMPSMSTVVLKY from the coding sequence ATGAGAAAAGTCCTGGGGATTATATTGTGCTTTGTTATGCTTCTTATGGGTGGGTGCAGTGATCATTTGCAGGTTAATCTTATAGATGACAATTATAGAAATTATTATGAAATTTTTGTTCGTTCTTTTTATGATTCAGATGGAGATGGTATTGGTGATATCAGAGGCATAACAGAGAAGCTGGACTATTTAAAAGATAATGATTTCAAAACTAAAAAAGACTTGGGGATAGATGGGATATGGCTTATGCCTATAATGCCATCTCCCACCTATCATAAGTATGACGTTACGGACTATTATTCCATAGATCCTCAATATGGGACCATGGAGGATTTTGAAGAATTAATCAGGAAGTGCAATGAAAGAGGTATTAAGGTAATTATTGATTTGGTTGTAAACCATACCTCTGCACAGCATCCATGGTTTTTATCCGCAAAGAAAAGTTTAGGGATAGACCCCTGTGGCCAGGAAGTGTGTTCATATCCTGAATTATGCAGGGAGCACAATCCATATGTCAAATATTATAATTTCTCTCAGGAGCAAAAGGCTGGATATCACTCGGTAGATATGCCTTCAGGCTGGTATTATGAAGGCCAGTTCTGGGACCAGATGCCGGATTTGAACCTGGACAATCCAGAAGTAAGAAAGGAAATCGAAAACATAGGGAAATTTTGGATAGAAAAAGGAGTTGCTGGGTTCAGAGTAGATGCAGTTACTTCTTTTTACACTGGAAATACTACAAAAAGTGTGGAATTCTTAAAAGATTTTAATGAGAGAATGGAAGCTTATAAGAAGGATGTTTATATAGTTGGTGAAGTATGGTCGGATGCAGGTACTATATCTGAATATTATAAGAGTGGAGCAGACAGCTTCTTTAACTTTCCTTTTGCAGATAATAGCGGAAAAATAGTTTCTGTGATAAGAAATAGAGACGGTGTTGGATTTAGTAAGTCCCTGGAAGAATGGCAGAGTAAAATAAAAAGTATAGATGAGGATGCTATTGATGCACCTTTTATATCCAATCATGATCAAAGCAGAAGTGCAGGATTTTTAGCTCAGAATCTTGTTCATATGAAAATGGCTGCCAGTCTTTATCAGTTGATGCCAGGGAATACCTTCATATATTATGGCGAAGAAATAGGAATGATTGGTTCAGGCAAAGATGAAAATAAGAGATTGCCTATGGTATGGTCTGTTACAAATCAAAAAGGGATTACTGAAGCACCGCCATATGCAGATTATACAGGAACGATAGAGGCTGGCGTTGCCGAACAAGAGAAAGATCAGAACTCCTTGCTTCAATTTTATAAGGAACTTATAAGAATAAAAAATGAAAATCCTGAAATTCAGAGAGGAAAAGTAACTTCCTTAGATTTGGAGAATCCTGCGGTGTGTGCTTACAGTTTGGAATATAATGGTTCCAAGATATATGTTATTCATAATCTGGCAGATGAACAGGCAGATTTAGATCTAAGTGGAGATAAGTATTCTGATCTTAAGATCAGGGGGGAATTAAAAACCAATGGCGGAAAGATTACCTTGAAAAATGGTAGGCTGACGATGCCTTCCATGTCAACAGTGGTTCTGAAGTATTAA
- a CDS encoding carbohydrate ABC transporter permease — MEDINVSKEISNDKSLFLKALKKGDLVTKLSFIIMGLGCILRGQIVKGLFYLALQVCFIVYILNSGWYYLSNLTTLGKFEQYQIWNEELQIYEYKPGDNSMLILLFGVVSLFIIAAIIVMYIKSVKQAYRCELLRKAGKKPSTFIEDVKDLFDKNFHMTLLTFPTIAVTLTIIMPLTFMILMAFTNFDRNHQPPGKLFTWVGFENFRNIIWTNPQMSTTFVGILIWTFIWAFFATFSNYILGMLLAIIINKKGIKFKGFWRTLFVLTVAVPQFVSLMLMSRVFQDQGIANVILQNLGLIKTPIKFLTDGDIAKILVILVNIWIGVPYTMLITSGILMNIPDDLYESAKIDGAGPVTAFIKITLPYMLFVTTPYLITQFVGNINNFNVIYLLTEGKPFSLSYYQAGETDLLVTWLYKLTVNEQNYSLASTIGIIIFLISASLSLIAYNRSASIQKEDTFQ; from the coding sequence ATGGAAGATATTAATGTATCCAAAGAGATCAGCAATGACAAATCCCTCTTTCTTAAAGCCTTGAAAAAAGGTGATCTTGTAACAAAATTAAGCTTCATTATTATGGGCTTGGGATGCATTTTAAGAGGACAGATCGTAAAAGGATTGTTTTATCTTGCTCTTCAGGTATGCTTTATCGTATACATATTAAATAGCGGATGGTATTATTTAAGTAATCTGACTACACTGGGAAAATTCGAGCAATACCAGATATGGAATGAGGAACTTCAGATCTATGAATATAAACCTGGAGACAACTCCATGTTAATTTTGCTGTTTGGTGTTGTTAGCTTATTTATAATTGCTGCAATAATTGTGATGTATATTAAAAGTGTTAAGCAAGCTTATAGGTGCGAATTGTTAAGAAAGGCGGGAAAGAAGCCTTCCACTTTTATAGAAGATGTAAAAGATCTATTCGATAAAAATTTTCATATGACATTATTGACTTTTCCTACGATCGCAGTAACACTTACAATCATTATGCCGCTTACTTTTATGATTTTGATGGCATTCACAAACTTTGACAGGAACCACCAACCGCCGGGAAAGCTCTTTACCTGGGTTGGATTTGAGAATTTCAGGAACATCATCTGGACGAATCCTCAGATGTCCACAACTTTTGTCGGTATTTTAATTTGGACTTTTATATGGGCTTTTTTTGCTACATTTAGTAACTATATTCTTGGAATGCTTTTAGCGATAATTATCAATAAGAAAGGAATTAAGTTTAAAGGATTCTGGAGAACCTTATTTGTATTGACTGTTGCAGTTCCCCAGTTCGTATCATTAATGCTTATGTCCAGAGTCTTCCAGGATCAGGGGATTGCCAATGTAATTCTGCAGAACTTAGGACTTATTAAGACTCCTATTAAGTTTTTGACCGATGGAGACATTGCAAAGATACTTGTAATATTAGTTAATATATGGATTGGGGTTCCCTATACTATGTTGATCACATCAGGAATTCTTATGAATATTCCTGATGACTTGTATGAAAGCGCAAAGATTGATGGCGCTGGCCCTGTAACAGCTTTTATAAAAATTACGTTACCATACATGCTCTTTGTGACAACTCCATATTTAATCACTCAGTTTGTTGGAAACATTAACAACTTTAACGTTATATATTTGTTGACTGAAGGAAAGCCATTCTCTCTTAGCTACTATCAGGCAGGAGAAACAGATTTGCTTGTGACTTGGCTGTATAAACTTACTGTAAATGAACAGAACTATTCTCTTGCATCTACTATAGGGATCATCATATTTTTAATCAGTGCATCATTATCACTCATTGCCTATAATAGATCTGCATCTATTCAAAAGGAGGATACTTTCCAATGA
- a CDS encoding sugar ABC transporter permease, with translation MINQNKSNEVRTGYGMRNKIANAIIYVILTVLGILWIIPLVWLILQSLREEPGAYTSYVLPKNYTLDNYIRLFTETDLFNYPRWFMNTLIVAIFSCILSTLLVLSISYAFSRLKFKARKPMMNVALILRMFPGFMSIVAVYHILKAVGLDQSLAALVIVYSGGAALEYLIAKGFFDTIPKALDEAAIIDGATQSQVFWQVTLPLSKPIVTYTVLTSFIAPWIDFIFVSVIMKDNYQNYTIALGLHQMISRENLYNYFTRFCAGAVLIAIPITILFIIMQKNYVEGVTGGSVKG, from the coding sequence ATGATCAATCAAAATAAATCTAATGAAGTAAGAACTGGTTATGGCATGAGAAATAAAATAGCCAATGCCATAATCTATGTTATTTTAACAGTGCTAGGCATACTCTGGATTATTCCGTTGGTATGGCTTATTCTTCAGTCTTTACGAGAAGAACCGGGCGCATACACCTCCTATGTTTTGCCTAAAAACTATACACTAGATAATTATATCAGACTGTTTACTGAGACCGATTTGTTCAATTATCCCAGATGGTTTATGAATACCTTGATAGTGGCAATATTTAGTTGTATTTTATCTACTTTATTGGTTTTAAGCATTAGTTATGCTTTCAGTAGATTGAAATTTAAAGCAAGAAAACCTATGATGAATGTAGCTTTGATTTTACGTATGTTTCCGGGGTTTATGTCCATTGTCGCTGTTTATCATATACTGAAGGCTGTAGGATTAGACCAATCCCTGGCGGCTTTAGTGATCGTGTATTCTGGTGGAGCTGCTTTGGAGTATTTGATTGCCAAAGGATTCTTTGATACGATTCCTAAGGCTTTAGACGAGGCTGCAATTATAGATGGAGCAACTCAAAGCCAAGTATTTTGGCAGGTTACATTGCCGCTTTCAAAACCAATTGTTACTTATACTGTGTTGACATCTTTCATAGCTCCCTGGATAGACTTTATATTTGTCAGTGTCATTATGAAAGATAATTATCAGAATTACACAATTGCCCTTGGATTACATCAGATGATTTCAAGAGAAAATCTCTACAATTATTTCACGCGTTTCTGTGCAGGTGCAGTATTAATTGCGATACCTATTACAATTTTATTTATCATTATGCAGAAGAACTACGTAGAAGGTGTAACCGGAGGTTCTGTAAAAGGTTAA
- a CDS encoding ABC transporter ATP-binding protein, translated as MGERMSKNLSVISDIILDMENVSHTYYDDLGNHVEALKNINLSVFRGEFLSIIGASGCGKTTLLRLIAGLEKPDTGTLILNGEEISEPGPERGYVFQNGALFQWLTIEKNIATGLKARGVYKEYKDLVGHYIELIGLKGFEKSYPHQISGGMAQRVAIARALINNPKVLLLDEPMGALDSFTRADIQDKLLELHKENNTTMILVTHDVDEAIYLSDRIVIMTPRPGKISEIMEIRLPHPRHRGGTEFLEIRRRILEKLKLASALPQPEYII; from the coding sequence ATGGGTGAAAGAATGAGCAAGAATTTATCTGTAATCAGTGACATTATTTTGGATATGGAGAATGTAAGCCATACGTATTATGATGATTTAGGCAACCATGTAGAAGCTCTTAAAAACATTAATTTATCTGTTTTTCGTGGAGAATTTCTCTCGATTATAGGTGCTTCCGGGTGTGGAAAAACAACTCTTTTAAGGCTGATTGCAGGTCTCGAAAAACCAGATACGGGAACACTCATCCTTAACGGAGAAGAAATTTCAGAACCCGGTCCGGAACGGGGGTATGTTTTTCAAAACGGAGCCCTTTTTCAGTGGCTGACGATTGAAAAAAATATTGCGACAGGACTTAAAGCACGGGGAGTTTATAAAGAGTATAAAGATCTTGTGGGTCATTATATTGAACTTATAGGCCTAAAGGGATTTGAAAAATCTTATCCTCATCAAATCAGCGGTGGTATGGCACAGCGTGTTGCTATTGCAAGAGCACTTATTAACAATCCTAAAGTATTGCTTCTTGATGAGCCCATGGGAGCTCTGGATTCATTTACCCGTGCGGATATTCAGGATAAATTGCTTGAACTGCACAAGGAAAACAATACAACCATGATTTTAGTGACGCATGATGTGGACGAAGCGATTTATCTTTCAGATCGTATTGTCATTATGACACCTCGGCCTGGAAAAATTAGTGAGATTATGGAGATTAGACTTCCTCATCCGCGACATCGCGGCGGCACGGAATTTCTTGAAATTCGCAGAAGAATATTAGAAAAGCTGAAGCTTGCCAGTGCATTGCCTCAGCCAGAGTATATTATATAA